The following proteins come from a genomic window of archaeon BMS3Bbin15:
- the ccmE gene encoding cytochrome c-type biogenesis protein CcmE has protein sequence MNSKKKAKYIAGIILIIVFLLIIFSTTSGSDSNFINPYKSVSDIAKSPAMYTNKPVQVYGNVVDGTVTWAPNNLNFTMAGGNSSIDVVYYGVIPSTFPLGKQDNKAKINVIAIGTFDGKKVIADKLLVKCPSKYKANLKVSF, from the coding sequence ATGAATAGCAAAAAGAAGGCAAAATATATTGCTGGGATTATTCTGATAATTGTTTTTTTATTGATAATCTTCAGCACAACTTCTGGAAGCGACTCGAATTTTATAAATCCATATAAAAGTGTAAGCGATATTGCAAAAAGTCCTGCTATGTATACCAACAAACCTGTTCAGGTTTATGGTAATGTTGTAGATGGTACGGTTACCTGGGCCCCAAATAATCTCAATTTTACTATGGCTGGTGGTAACAGTTCTATTGACGTGGTTTACTACGGTGTGATTCCATCTACTTTTCCTCTTGGCAAGCAAGACAATAAAGCAAAGATTAATGTTATAGCTATAGGAACTTTTGATGGCAAAAAGGTGATAGCAGATAAACTCCTTGTAAAATGTCCGTCAAAGTACAAGGCTAATTTAAAAGTTAGTTTCTGA
- the ccsA_2 gene encoding cytochrome c biogenesis protein CcsA, which yields MKKFIASLGVALVLFVYGAYNALIVFGKISSPGNVAMQEVYRNVFFHVPINVAAYLAFTITLGMSILYLKTRNLKYDIIAEKATKLGMLYITFTLLTGSVWAKAAWNSYWNWDPRETSALIMWFVYAVYFAFRGSIDEDSARARLSAVYGIFGYASAIFTVLSTRIFVSLHPASFTLSLPAPMQMVMGLMITASVIVFINLLYIEVKFASMKKRFERIKAKEV from the coding sequence ATGAAAAAGTTTATAGCAAGCCTGGGGGTGGCTCTGGTTTTGTTTGTCTATGGTGCCTATAATGCTCTGATTGTCTTTGGTAAAATTTCTTCACCAGGCAATGTTGCTATGCAGGAAGTTTATCGTAATGTCTTTTTTCACGTCCCTATAAACGTGGCTGCCTATCTTGCATTCACAATAACCCTTGGCATGAGTATCCTATACCTCAAAACAAGAAATTTAAAATATGACATTATAGCTGAAAAAGCAACTAAACTCGGGATGTTATATATCACCTTCACACTGTTAACAGGCTCTGTGTGGGCAAAGGCTGCCTGGAATTCCTACTGGAACTGGGACCCGAGGGAAACATCTGCTTTAATTATGTGGTTTGTTTATGCTGTTTATTTTGCTTTCAGAGGGTCTATTGATGAGGATTCAGCAAGAGCACGGCTCAGCGCGGTATATGGTATATTTGGTTACGCTTCAGCAATTTTCACTGTACTTTCAACAAGGATATTTGTTTCCCTTCATCCTGCAAGCTTCACTCTGAGTCTTCCAGCTCCCATGCAGATGGTTATGGGGCTGATGATAACAGCTTCAGTTATTGTTTTTATCAACCTTCTATATATTGAAGTTAAATTTGCCAGTATGAAAAAGAGGTTTGAAAGGATTAAAGCCAAGGAGGTTTAA
- the skfE gene encoding SkfA peptide export ATP-binding protein SkfE produces the protein MLAVELRDITKSYGWLEVLKNISLQIDQKECFALLGPNGAGKTTLIKVISTLIRPDDGNVFINGVDATEEPSKVKHMFGLVSHHSYLYEELTARENLEFYADIYDTGKERIDSLLREVNLINRDDSLVSTFSRGMSQRLSIARALLHDPEILILDEPTTGLDMNSKRWFFRMIKQKNNEGKTIILTTHSIEEAALLCSRAGIIMQGRLISIKNMDEGMEEEYFRITGEEDEN, from the coding sequence ATGTTAGCGGTTGAGCTTAGAGATATCACAAAAAGTTATGGCTGGCTTGAAGTCCTGAAGAATATCAGCCTGCAGATTGACCAGAAAGAATGTTTTGCTCTTCTTGGTCCAAATGGTGCAGGAAAGACAACACTTATTAAAGTAATTTCAACTCTCATAAGGCCAGATGACGGCAATGTTTTTATTAATGGAGTGGATGCTACGGAGGAACCTTCAAAGGTTAAGCATATGTTTGGTCTTGTTTCTCACCACAGCTATTTATATGAAGAGCTCACCGCCAGAGAAAATCTTGAATTTTATGCAGATATTTATGATACAGGAAAAGAAAGAATAGATTCTCTCCTCAGGGAGGTTAATCTTATAAACAGGGATGACAGCCTTGTGTCAACCTTTTCAAGAGGTATGAGCCAGAGATTGAGTATTGCAAGAGCCTTGCTCCATGACCCTGAGATTCTTATTCTCGATGAACCCACAACAGGTTTAGATATGAATTCTAAAAGATGGTTCTTCAGAATGATAAAACAGAAAAATAATGAGGGAAAAACCATAATTCTCACAACTCACAGTATTGAAGAAGCTGCTCTTCTATGCTCAAGGGCAGGAATCATTATGCAGGGTAGGTTAATAAGCATAAAGAATATGGATGAGGGTATGGAGGAGGAGTACTTCAGAATTACAGGTGAAGAAGATGAGAATTAA
- the ybhR_3 gene encoding inner membrane transport permease YbhR, giving the protein MRINSVFTIAKKDLKAEFRTKHTLNFMFLFSFLSIIIFSRVMQDYKYTNAGLAVAPGLLWLVFIYTGLLGIGRAFIKEKELGTLDGLRLTPLTSTDILVGKALYNFVIILIIQTLIFPLFIVFFDYPMKGSFALAYGVLTLGNLSFVVVGSSLSSLVLNAKAKELLLPILILPVVFPLVIISISALSKVMLYGAGIINIFGEIKILVGYVVIMSIIALLTFEFALED; this is encoded by the coding sequence ATGAGAATTAATTCAGTATTTACTATTGCAAAGAAAGACCTGAAAGCTGAATTTAGAACAAAGCATACTCTAAACTTTATGTTCCTCTTTTCTTTCCTGTCTATAATAATATTCTCAAGGGTTATGCAGGACTATAAGTATACCAATGCCGGACTGGCAGTGGCGCCAGGTCTTCTCTGGCTTGTTTTTATATACACGGGGCTTCTGGGTATAGGTAGAGCTTTTATAAAAGAGAAGGAACTTGGCACACTGGATGGATTGAGGCTGACACCTCTCACCAGTACAGATATTCTTGTGGGAAAGGCTCTGTACAATTTTGTTATTATTCTGATAATTCAGACACTAATCTTCCCTCTTTTTATAGTTTTCTTTGACTATCCCATGAAAGGGAGTTTTGCTCTTGCCTATGGTGTTCTTACACTGGGAAATCTTAGCTTTGTGGTGGTTGGTTCCTCTCTTTCCAGTCTTGTGTTAAATGCAAAAGCCAAGGAACTGCTTCTCCCCATATTAATTCTACCTGTGGTCTTCCCTCTTGTTATAATTTCAATATCTGCTCTGAGCAAGGTGATGCTCTATGGAGCAGGAATTATAAATATATTTGGAGAGATTAAAATTCTTGTTGGCTATGTTGTAATTATGAGTATTATTGCTCTCTTAACATTTGAATTTGCTCTTGAGGATTGA
- the ccmF gene encoding cytochrome c-type biogenesis protein CcmF, whose translation MIFSVNLGDILLLVTLAIAIFLLFASMMRERGNYLFIKYISLSIRVITVLILGITVYLTYLFVKSDFTNMYVYEYSSRTLPLYYKIAGVWAGQSGTFLLWALLIFIAIFWLNEKFDITNGLVNRTLIVSNFVGIFFLIMTILVSPFRSIYDIYPNLPKTYIPPDGNGLNPLLREPLMAIHPPIIFIGYAAATIPFALAIAYLWKRDNNWIKLAIPWNRFAWLFLTLGIAIGGYWSYKVLGWGGFWQWGPVETASLMPWLIVTAFIHASVRNVRKGEFHVLTIALAAISFCFVVYATFITRSGLWESVHAFGKTTTGPYLAMLLLNAPIVSLILGIDYIKNKGVEASRSAKALVIAFISSQIVVALAMAIVFSSFSLPKLDDIAAIIIITVALFIILRSKFHSSEKKVIDVVEDSDDRLFTVSNLFYSAIILLLILAFISFWGITRPFITQYLTGQKMKVGMDFFNDWSFPFAVLLLSAIVLCMGYGFMKKNDLLVAVGGSGVLGVIAYFVHITPNPFVNFILPFIALSFLVSLYRITVTLLGRGNRKAKIVRASTYMIHAGVALIILGAVVSTTMGTQENIAFKFIPGHGVVKEIKDVGGGYGVSVTNLEVYRNLKGYIVTEIDVSVYKNGKFIGMGAAKSIDNLQYGRVTRVYINKNLDNDVYIIFQGIQYEPGEIVIPVTVKLKPLINILWAGIVMLSAGIIPAMISGGFSVEELKRRKIKKIE comes from the coding sequence ATGATATTTAGTGTGAATTTGGGAGATATTCTGCTTCTTGTTACCCTTGCTATTGCTATTTTTCTGTTATTTGCCAGTATGATGAGAGAGAGGGGAAACTACCTTTTTATTAAATATATCTCGCTTTCCATAAGAGTTATTACAGTACTGATTCTTGGTATCACGGTATATTTGACATATCTTTTTGTAAAGTCAGACTTTACAAATATGTATGTATACGAATACAGCAGCAGGACCCTTCCACTCTATTATAAAATTGCAGGTGTGTGGGCCGGTCAGAGTGGTACATTTTTATTATGGGCACTTCTGATATTTATTGCAATTTTCTGGCTTAATGAAAAGTTCGATATAACGAACGGTCTTGTAAACCGTACTCTTATAGTTTCGAATTTTGTTGGAATATTTTTCCTTATAATGACAATTCTTGTTTCTCCTTTCAGAAGTATATATGACATTTACCCTAACCTTCCAAAAACTTATATCCCACCAGATGGGAATGGTTTGAATCCATTGCTCCGTGAGCCCTTGATGGCCATTCACCCCCCTATAATATTTATAGGTTATGCTGCTGCTACTATTCCCTTTGCGCTGGCTATTGCCTACCTGTGGAAGCGTGACAATAACTGGATAAAACTTGCAATACCATGGAACAGATTTGCATGGTTATTTCTGACTCTTGGTATAGCTATTGGTGGTTACTGGAGCTACAAGGTTCTTGGCTGGGGAGGTTTCTGGCAATGGGGCCCTGTTGAAACCGCTTCTCTGATGCCATGGCTTATTGTAACTGCCTTTATTCACGCATCTGTGAGGAATGTAAGAAAGGGTGAGTTTCATGTTCTTACCATTGCTCTGGCAGCTATATCCTTCTGCTTTGTTGTTTATGCCACCTTTATAACAAGAAGTGGCCTATGGGAATCAGTGCATGCCTTTGGAAAAACCACAACTGGGCCATATCTTGCCATGCTTCTTCTCAATGCACCTATCGTATCTCTGATACTGGGTATAGATTATATAAAAAATAAAGGGGTTGAGGCTTCAAGAAGTGCAAAGGCTCTTGTTATAGCTTTCATATCCTCTCAGATAGTAGTTGCACTGGCAATGGCTATTGTTTTCAGCAGCTTTTCTCTTCCGAAGCTTGATGACATTGCCGCTATTATTATAATTACAGTTGCTTTATTTATAATACTCAGGAGCAAATTCCATAGTAGCGAAAAGAAGGTAATAGATGTGGTGGAAGATAGTGATGACAGGCTATTTACAGTATCGAATCTATTTTACAGTGCTATAATTCTCCTTCTTATACTGGCTTTCATTTCTTTCTGGGGCATTACCCGTCCCTTTATCACTCAATATCTTACAGGGCAGAAGATGAAGGTTGGAATGGATTTCTTCAATGACTGGAGTTTCCCCTTTGCTGTACTCCTTCTGAGTGCAATAGTTCTCTGCATGGGCTACGGTTTTATGAAGAAGAATGACCTTCTTGTTGCAGTGGGTGGTTCTGGAGTACTTGGAGTTATTGCCTACTTTGTGCATATCACCCCGAATCCATTTGTTAATTTCATTCTACCTTTTATAGCTCTTTCCTTTTTAGTTTCTCTCTATAGAATTACAGTAACACTGCTTGGCAGGGGAAATAGAAAGGCAAAGATAGTGAGAGCAAGTACATATATGATACATGCCGGCGTGGCTCTTATTATTCTGGGGGCTGTGGTGAGTACCACCATGGGGACACAGGAAAATATTGCTTTTAAATTTATACCTGGACATGGAGTTGTGAAGGAAATTAAAGATGTTGGAGGAGGTTATGGTGTAAGTGTGACTAATTTAGAGGTATATAGAAATTTAAAGGGATATATTGTAACCGAGATTGATGTAAGTGTATACAAAAACGGGAAATTTATTGGTATGGGAGCAGCAAAAAGTATAGATAACCTTCAGTATGGCAGGGTAACAAGGGTGTATATCAACAAAAACCTTGACAATGATGTGTATATCATATTCCAAGGGATACAGTATGAACCTGGGGAGATAGTTATTCCAGTTACAGTCAAACTTAAACCTCTTATAAATATTTTATGGGCGGGTATAGTAATGTTAAGTGCAGGTATAATTCCGGCTATGATATCTGGTGGATTCAGTGTTGAAGAACTTAAAAGAAGAAAGATAAAAAAGATAGAGTGA